From Miscanthus floridulus cultivar M001 chromosome 15, ASM1932011v1, whole genome shotgun sequence, the proteins below share one genomic window:
- the LOC136508026 gene encoding uncharacterized protein isoform X2, with the protein MTSGALPSSRSFKLVFDFVMKESRERTSDIANAMRGSLAVVDATFLRASKKKKGKAVSVTCCVLGFVVYIVQFVAISEFVLYPVAVLYCYGPGISLWLSMWRLLSVDDYDSIPDDKKKVPLNLSSALTVLYSLGVAQGVVFVYGDLWNRLARTGLAKEVAGDSSLDTQLVSEYLEETVTECRKDPSFASRRNFVTYAVNLLLMEPTSTSTSSTTTSSSSSKYLSGLTILGSILHLQRDDDDTNTTRLWLHGQATMTKQLLTASASFGQVTHRLLETLGPASPYSGVVRQRAARVLEEVAGSVRLEEFPGATRCISSSLLGTFEEHCWRPEGYERDRDLPEGYERDWLLKEQERRYILEVVRRSRTPSPSLLRRLLKPCRRVAGASGDGSVALAPPRPAESDGEKSRSLVRGYVGLSVSGLRVLQALAASEDNCRFISSTRDAGGGGGGGEVSRIMRPLASDGLHRDHHDEWCMITEESLKLLSRLTAAPGETGEALRAQIAGDTAGAVAALETVLGCPRCQVALKRQAVEVLLGLPMAVTSSIVVSRGSSTSSGGNTAIIFMGILLHIFLLPDKHFGGMSGPTHVLKKRSCTRRLAGEKLLAMVSALQQPSEDHGGGATATATATTTSMLQAAGAALGNLTGTVVGAGNDASWRIHAARVLQDLCQDYTKDDEYLKEIKKAMCLAMPEVIKQLLDGCVSTTQAVTVTEAKKIVHCQAPAAGTDLEQGVVSDDTIGEETNASHHRQQAKDDDEQPTEGMELYQALVSLCHGIPNSWIETDKDLARELNGIAAEICAKEGMPLGTFISLRTELKLRYCWEEKNARVRAN; encoded by the exons ATGACTTCTGGTGCCTTACCTTCATCACGGTCGTTCAAACT GGTCTTCGATTTCGTTATGAAGGAAAGCCGGGAAAGGACAAGTGACATTGCGAATGCTATGAGGGGTTCGCTGGCAGTCGTAGACGCCACGTTCCTGAGGGCATCCAAGAAAAAGAAAGGGAAAGCCGTGTCGGTCACATGCTGTGTGCTAGGGTTCGTGGTATATATTGTTCAGTTTGTTGCAATTTCTGAATTTGTGCTGTACCCAGTAGCGGTTCTGTATTGCTATGGGCCGGGGATCTCCCTGTGGCTTTCCATGTGGCGCCTTCTTAGCGTGGATGACTACGACAGCATCCCCGACGACAAGAAGAAGGTGCCCTTGAACCTGTCGTCGGCGCTCACCGTCCTCTACTCCTTGGGAGTGGCACAAGGCGTCGTCTTCGTCTACGGGGACCTGTGGAATCGGCTGGCGAGAACCGGGCTGGCCAAAGAAGTGGCTGGGGACAGTAGCCTGGACACACAACTTGTGTCCGAGTACCTAGAGGAGACCGTGACGGAGTGCAGGAAGGACCCATCCTTCGCCAGCAGGAGGAACTTCGTCACGTACGCTGTGAACTTGCTGCTGATGGAACCCACGTCCACATCCACAtcatccaccaccaccagcagcagcagcagcaagtatcTCTCCGGGCTTACCATCCTCGGCTCCATCCTCCACCTCCAGCGGGACGATGACGATACAAACACCACCCGGCTGTGGCTCCATGGACAGGCAACCATGACGAAGCAGCTGCTCACAGCGTCGGCGTCCTTCGGCCAGGTGACCCACAGGCTGCTGGAGACGCTCGGTCCTGCAAGCCCGTACAGCGGAGTGGTGAGGCAGCGCGCCGCGAGGGTACTGGAGGAGGTCGCCGGCAGCGTCCGCCTGGAGGAGTTCCCCGGAGCGACGCGGTGCATATCTTCTTCGCTGCTCGGCACGTTCGAGGAGCACTGCTGGAGGCCCGAGGGGTACGAGCGGGACCGTGACCTGCCCGAGGGGTACGAGCGAGACTGGCTGCTGAAAGAGCAGGAACGCCGCTACATACTGGAGGTTGTGCGCCGCAGTCGCACCCCCTCGCCCTCTCTTCTTCGTCGTCTCCTGAAACCATGCCGGCGCGTCGCCGGCGCCAGTGGGGACGGATCGGTTGCACTTGCGCCGCCACGACCGGCGGAAAGTGACGGAGAGAAGAGCCGCTCTCTCGTCCGTGGCTACGTCGGGCTGTCGGTCTCAGGCCTCCGCGTGCTTCAGGCGCTGGCCGCCAGCGAGGACAACTGCAGGTTCATCAGCAGCACACGAGatgcaggtggtggtggtggcggcggcgaggtgTCCAGGATCATGAGGCCTCTGGCCTCGGATGGACTCCACAGGGACCACCACGACGAATGGTGCATGATAACAGAGGAATCGCTCAAGCTCCTGAGCCGGCTCACGGCTGCTCCCGGCGAGACCGGAGAGGCGCTGCGGGCTCAGATCGCCGGCGACACGGCGGGAGCCGTCGCCGCCCTCGAAACTGTTCTTGGGTGCCCCAGATGCCAAGTGGCGCTGAAAAGGCAGGCAGTGGAGGTCCTCCTCGGCCTGCCCATGGCGGTCACGTCCTCCATTGTTGTGTCCCGTGGAAGCAGCACCAGCAGCGGCGGCAACACAGCGATAATATTCATGGGGATTCTGCTGCACATTTTCCTCTTGCCGGATAAACACTTCGGCGGCATGTCGGGTCCCACCCATGTTCTGAAGAAGAGAAGCTGCACCAGAAGATTGGCAGGCGAGAAGCTGCTCGCCATGGTTTCTGCTTTGCAACAACCAAGCGAGGACCATGGAGGAggtgccactgccactgccactgccacgaCCACGAGCATGTTGCAAGCGGCTGGTGCTGCTCTGGGCAACCTCACGGGCACGGTGGTTGGTGCTGGAAACGATGCTTCATGGCGGATACATGCAGCACGCGTCCTGCAGGACCTGTGCCAGGATTACACCAAGGATGATGAATATCTCAAGGAAATCAAGAAAGCCATGTGTCTTGCAATGCCAGAG GTGATCAAACAGCTACTTGATGGCTGTGTGTCGACAACGCAAGCTGTAACTGTAACAGAAGCAAAGAAGATCGTACACTGTCAGGCACCAGCTGCCGGCACCGACTTAGAACAAGGTGTTGTTTCAGATGACACCATTGGCGAGGAGACCAACGCTTCTCATCATCGTCAGCAGGCAAAGGATGatgatgagcaaccaacagagggAATGGAACTGTACCAAGCCTTGGTATCCTTGTGCCATGGGATACCCAACAGCTGGATCGAGACAGACAAAGATTTGGCCCGTGAACTGAACGGCATCGCAGCTGAGATTTGTGCCAAAGAGGGCATGCCTTTAGGTACTTTCATTTCGCTACGGACCGAATTAAAGCTTAGATATTGTTGGGAGG
- the LOC136508026 gene encoding uncharacterized protein isoform X1: MAALNSIDDDSSWPEVEKINSYAMFMAYLNLIVRGLGFLMSTWATVVLLGGFVASLGKYDFWCLTFITVVQTVRVFDFVMKESRERTSDIANAMRGSLAVVDATFLRASKKKKGKAVSVTCCVLGFVVYIVQFVAISEFVLYPVAVLYCYGPGISLWLSMWRLLSVDDYDSIPDDKKKVPLNLSSALTVLYSLGVAQGVVFVYGDLWNRLARTGLAKEVAGDSSLDTQLVSEYLEETVTECRKDPSFASRRNFVTYAVNLLLMEPTSTSTSSTTTSSSSSKYLSGLTILGSILHLQRDDDDTNTTRLWLHGQATMTKQLLTASASFGQVTHRLLETLGPASPYSGVVRQRAARVLEEVAGSVRLEEFPGATRCISSSLLGTFEEHCWRPEGYERDRDLPEGYERDWLLKEQERRYILEVVRRSRTPSPSLLRRLLKPCRRVAGASGDGSVALAPPRPAESDGEKSRSLVRGYVGLSVSGLRVLQALAASEDNCRFISSTRDAGGGGGGGEVSRIMRPLASDGLHRDHHDEWCMITEESLKLLSRLTAAPGETGEALRAQIAGDTAGAVAALETVLGCPRCQVALKRQAVEVLLGLPMAVTSSIVVSRGSSTSSGGNTAIIFMGILLHIFLLPDKHFGGMSGPTHVLKKRSCTRRLAGEKLLAMVSALQQPSEDHGGGATATATATTTSMLQAAGAALGNLTGTVVGAGNDASWRIHAARVLQDLCQDYTKDDEYLKEIKKAMCLAMPEVIKQLLDGCVSTTQAVTVTEAKKIVHCQAPAAGTDLEQGVVSDDTIGEETNASHHRQQAKDDDEQPTEGMELYQALVSLCHGIPNSWIETDKDLARELNGIAAEICAKEGMPLGTFISLRTELKLRYCWEEKNARVRAN; encoded by the exons ATGGCCGCCCTGAATTCAATCGACGACGACTCCAGTTGGCCTGAAGTTGAGAAAATCAACAGCTACGCCATGTTCATGGCCTACCTGAATCTGATCGTGCGGGGGTTGGGATTCCTGATGTCTACGTGGGCCACGGTTGTCCTCCTCGGTGGCTTCGTCGCCAGCCTCGGGAAATATGACTTCTGGTGCCTTACCTTCATCACGGTCGTTCAAACTGTAAG GGTCTTCGATTTCGTTATGAAGGAAAGCCGGGAAAGGACAAGTGACATTGCGAATGCTATGAGGGGTTCGCTGGCAGTCGTAGACGCCACGTTCCTGAGGGCATCCAAGAAAAAGAAAGGGAAAGCCGTGTCGGTCACATGCTGTGTGCTAGGGTTCGTGGTATATATTGTTCAGTTTGTTGCAATTTCTGAATTTGTGCTGTACCCAGTAGCGGTTCTGTATTGCTATGGGCCGGGGATCTCCCTGTGGCTTTCCATGTGGCGCCTTCTTAGCGTGGATGACTACGACAGCATCCCCGACGACAAGAAGAAGGTGCCCTTGAACCTGTCGTCGGCGCTCACCGTCCTCTACTCCTTGGGAGTGGCACAAGGCGTCGTCTTCGTCTACGGGGACCTGTGGAATCGGCTGGCGAGAACCGGGCTGGCCAAAGAAGTGGCTGGGGACAGTAGCCTGGACACACAACTTGTGTCCGAGTACCTAGAGGAGACCGTGACGGAGTGCAGGAAGGACCCATCCTTCGCCAGCAGGAGGAACTTCGTCACGTACGCTGTGAACTTGCTGCTGATGGAACCCACGTCCACATCCACAtcatccaccaccaccagcagcagcagcagcaagtatcTCTCCGGGCTTACCATCCTCGGCTCCATCCTCCACCTCCAGCGGGACGATGACGATACAAACACCACCCGGCTGTGGCTCCATGGACAGGCAACCATGACGAAGCAGCTGCTCACAGCGTCGGCGTCCTTCGGCCAGGTGACCCACAGGCTGCTGGAGACGCTCGGTCCTGCAAGCCCGTACAGCGGAGTGGTGAGGCAGCGCGCCGCGAGGGTACTGGAGGAGGTCGCCGGCAGCGTCCGCCTGGAGGAGTTCCCCGGAGCGACGCGGTGCATATCTTCTTCGCTGCTCGGCACGTTCGAGGAGCACTGCTGGAGGCCCGAGGGGTACGAGCGGGACCGTGACCTGCCCGAGGGGTACGAGCGAGACTGGCTGCTGAAAGAGCAGGAACGCCGCTACATACTGGAGGTTGTGCGCCGCAGTCGCACCCCCTCGCCCTCTCTTCTTCGTCGTCTCCTGAAACCATGCCGGCGCGTCGCCGGCGCCAGTGGGGACGGATCGGTTGCACTTGCGCCGCCACGACCGGCGGAAAGTGACGGAGAGAAGAGCCGCTCTCTCGTCCGTGGCTACGTCGGGCTGTCGGTCTCAGGCCTCCGCGTGCTTCAGGCGCTGGCCGCCAGCGAGGACAACTGCAGGTTCATCAGCAGCACACGAGatgcaggtggtggtggtggcggcggcgaggtgTCCAGGATCATGAGGCCTCTGGCCTCGGATGGACTCCACAGGGACCACCACGACGAATGGTGCATGATAACAGAGGAATCGCTCAAGCTCCTGAGCCGGCTCACGGCTGCTCCCGGCGAGACCGGAGAGGCGCTGCGGGCTCAGATCGCCGGCGACACGGCGGGAGCCGTCGCCGCCCTCGAAACTGTTCTTGGGTGCCCCAGATGCCAAGTGGCGCTGAAAAGGCAGGCAGTGGAGGTCCTCCTCGGCCTGCCCATGGCGGTCACGTCCTCCATTGTTGTGTCCCGTGGAAGCAGCACCAGCAGCGGCGGCAACACAGCGATAATATTCATGGGGATTCTGCTGCACATTTTCCTCTTGCCGGATAAACACTTCGGCGGCATGTCGGGTCCCACCCATGTTCTGAAGAAGAGAAGCTGCACCAGAAGATTGGCAGGCGAGAAGCTGCTCGCCATGGTTTCTGCTTTGCAACAACCAAGCGAGGACCATGGAGGAggtgccactgccactgccactgccacgaCCACGAGCATGTTGCAAGCGGCTGGTGCTGCTCTGGGCAACCTCACGGGCACGGTGGTTGGTGCTGGAAACGATGCTTCATGGCGGATACATGCAGCACGCGTCCTGCAGGACCTGTGCCAGGATTACACCAAGGATGATGAATATCTCAAGGAAATCAAGAAAGCCATGTGTCTTGCAATGCCAGAG GTGATCAAACAGCTACTTGATGGCTGTGTGTCGACAACGCAAGCTGTAACTGTAACAGAAGCAAAGAAGATCGTACACTGTCAGGCACCAGCTGCCGGCACCGACTTAGAACAAGGTGTTGTTTCAGATGACACCATTGGCGAGGAGACCAACGCTTCTCATCATCGTCAGCAGGCAAAGGATGatgatgagcaaccaacagagggAATGGAACTGTACCAAGCCTTGGTATCCTTGTGCCATGGGATACCCAACAGCTGGATCGAGACAGACAAAGATTTGGCCCGTGAACTGAACGGCATCGCAGCTGAGATTTGTGCCAAAGAGGGCATGCCTTTAGGTACTTTCATTTCGCTACGGACCGAATTAAAGCTTAGATATTGTTGGGAGG